One Actinosynnema pretiosum DNA segment encodes these proteins:
- a CDS encoding cytochrome P450 family protein has protein sequence MPFPAHRVLRRPQATSPAPAQVTRWRGAWLVIGEAEARAALTDPRLRPTTPAAPPEQPPPDPSRSHARLRRFTARVVTARHVERVRPRTTSTAKALLDLMANGGEPVDLVTGVARRLAVATACQVLGIPERDRAELRELVEELHAARKAATGSQGAGRRGTGRAGFAGTGPGWAEIARAELGVTDARPDRTAQGSSGPHHADRDHADRDHADRDHAGRDHAGRDHAGRDHAGRDHAAPTGGVPGWAAAARAEWGLEDRPAGGRSAGDRSAGDRSAGERLPGEWSGGDRSGGRIAWDEVVRGADDTERAALLPTTRGRERPALKCLTWDPPAPGQATPDHAAPDRPAPDRPASDHPTRETPGTPAPHPARAESDLRRYFAALGRRRRTAPEGDLISTLATASVDGDRLDDDDLADLGALLLTSAHGATADRIAATAHTLLTHPADLAWLRRNPEHLPAALDALPPPTRRPRGPALAEADVELGGVLIRAGERVHVSALAAHPAAAPRPAPPWVGARLARMDLEVAIGALLPRFPGLRLAVDADQVPWRHGAPESLPVAWS, from the coding sequence ATGCCCTTCCCCGCGCACCGCGTCCTGCGCCGCCCGCAGGCCACCTCCCCGGCTCCCGCGCAGGTCACCCGGTGGCGCGGGGCGTGGCTCGTCATCGGCGAGGCCGAGGCGCGCGCGGCCCTGACCGACCCGCGCCTGCGCCCCACCACCCCCGCCGCGCCCCCGGAGCAGCCCCCGCCGGACCCGTCGCGGTCGCACGCCAGGCTGCGCCGCTTCACGGCGCGGGTCGTGACGGCCCGCCACGTGGAACGCGTCCGCCCGCGCACGACGAGCACGGCCAAGGCCCTGCTCGACCTGATGGCGAACGGCGGCGAACCGGTCGACCTGGTGACCGGGGTGGCGCGCAGGCTGGCCGTGGCGACGGCGTGCCAGGTGCTCGGGATTCCCGAGCGGGACCGGGCCGAGCTGCGGGAACTGGTGGAGGAGCTGCACGCGGCCCGGAAGGCGGCGACCGGCAGCCAGGGGGCAGGCCGCCGGGGGACGGGCCGCGCGGGGTTCGCGGGAACCGGGCCGGGGTGGGCCGAGATCGCGCGGGCCGAGCTGGGGGTGACCGACGCCAGGCCCGATCGCACCGCCCAGGGCAGCTCCGGTCCGCACCACGCTGACCGGGACCACGCTGACCGGGACCACGCTGACCGGGACCACGCCGGCCGGGACCACGCCGGCCGGGACCACGCCGGCCGGGACCACGCCGGCCGGGACCACGCCGCGCCCACCGGTGGTGTGCCGGGCTGGGCGGCTGCGGCCAGGGCCGAGTGGGGGCTGGAGGACCGGCCAGCGGGAGGTCGGTCGGCGGGGGACCGGTCGGCGGGGGACCGGTCGGCGGGAGAGCGGTTGCCAGGGGAGTGGTCGGGCGGAGATCGGTCGGGCGGTCGCATCGCCTGGGACGAGGTCGTCCGGGGCGCCGACGACACCGAGCGCGCCGCCCTCCTGCCCACCACGCGCGGCCGGGAGCGCCCCGCCCTGAAGTGCCTGACCTGGGACCCGCCCGCCCCCGGCCAGGCCACCCCCGACCACGCCGCCCCCGACCGTCCCGCCCCCGACCGTCCCGCCTCCGACCACCCCACCAGGGAAACCCCCGGAACCCCCGCCCCCCACCCCGCGCGAGCCGAGTCGGACCTGCGCCGCTACTTCGCCGCGCTCGGCAGGCGCCGCCGCACCGCCCCCGAGGGCGACCTGATCAGCACCCTGGCCACCGCCTCCGTCGACGGCGACCGCCTGGACGACGACGACCTCGCCGACCTCGGCGCCCTCCTGCTGACTTCGGCGCACGGCGCGACCGCCGACCGCATCGCCGCCACCGCCCACACCCTCCTCACCCACCCCGCCGACCTGGCCTGGCTCCGCCGCAACCCCGAGCACCTCCCCGCCGCCCTGGACGCCCTCCCGCCCCCGACCCGCCGCCCGCGGGGCCCGGCGCTGGCCGAGGCGGACGTCGAGCTGGGCGGCGTGCTGATCCGGGCGGGCGAGCGGGTGCACGTCTCCGCGCTCGCGGCCCACCCCGCCGCCGCCCCGCGCCCGGCCCCGCCCTGGGTCGGCGCCCGGCTGGCGCGCATGGACCTGGAGGTCGCGATCGGCGCCCTCCTCCCGCGCTTCCCCGGCCTGCGGCTGGCCGTGGACGCCGACCAGGTCCCCTGGCGCCACGGCGCGCCCGAGTCCCTGCCGGTCGCCTGGAGCTGA
- a CDS encoding LysR family transcriptional regulator → MFGLERLRALHAVAAHGSIAGAAAALHVTPSGVSQQLAKLEREAGQPLLEPRGRGVRLTTAGHVLAGHAGRVLEQLARARAELDLLREDVTGTLRVGAIPTTLQALLPPALGALRERHPDLAVVLREGEAEESLPRLVSGELDVAVLDSWDDLPVRLPEGVVCVELMADVADLALPAGHRLAHRRVVDLAEVDDIGWIGWSVGTGCHGWLEHVLRGEGLGGRITSAVGGYPTQLALVAGTVGAAVVPRLGRVVVPEGVRMIATRPVLGRRILAVTRAEDVERGVVRACVDVLREVADRFTQAEAGVAR, encoded by the coding sequence GTGTTCGGGTTGGAGAGGTTGCGGGCGCTGCACGCGGTGGCGGCGCACGGTTCGATCGCGGGAGCGGCGGCGGCGCTGCACGTGACGCCCTCCGGGGTGTCGCAGCAGCTGGCCAAGCTGGAGCGGGAGGCGGGTCAGCCGCTGCTGGAGCCGAGGGGCCGCGGGGTGCGGCTGACCACGGCCGGGCACGTGCTGGCCGGGCACGCCGGGCGGGTGCTGGAGCAGCTGGCGCGGGCGCGGGCCGAGCTGGACCTGCTGCGGGAGGACGTCACGGGGACGCTGCGCGTGGGCGCGATCCCGACCACCCTGCAGGCCCTGCTGCCGCCCGCGCTGGGGGCGCTGCGGGAGCGGCACCCGGACCTGGCGGTGGTGCTGCGGGAGGGCGAGGCGGAGGAGTCGCTGCCCCGGCTGGTCTCGGGCGAGCTGGACGTGGCGGTCCTGGACAGCTGGGACGACCTGCCGGTGCGGCTGCCGGAGGGGGTGGTGTGCGTGGAGCTGATGGCGGACGTGGCCGACCTGGCGCTGCCCGCCGGTCACCGGCTGGCGCACCGGCGGGTGGTGGACCTGGCCGAGGTGGACGACATCGGGTGGATCGGGTGGAGCGTCGGGACCGGGTGCCACGGGTGGCTGGAGCACGTGCTGCGCGGGGAGGGGCTGGGCGGGCGGATCACGAGCGCGGTCGGCGGGTACCCGACGCAGCTGGCGCTGGTGGCGGGCACGGTCGGGGCGGCGGTGGTGCCGAGGCTGGGGCGGGTGGTGGTGCCGGAGGGGGTGCGGATGATCGCGACCCGGCCGGTGCTGGGGCGGCGGATCCTGGCGGTGACGCGGGCGGAGGACGTGGAGCGCGGGGTGGTGCGGGCGTGCGTGGACGTGCTGCGGGAGGTGGCGGACCGGTTCACGCAGGCGGAGGCGGGGGTGGCGCGGTAG
- a CDS encoding DMT family transporter, producing the protein MTRLTTVDPRLTAVLGGLCISLASVFIHFSNTSAPTSAFWRCLIAFPVLLVLCARERRTERRAGPVRRRPALVPLLAGAALGVDFVLWAEGIRMVGAGISTVLLSVQVVIVPTAAYLLHGERTSRRFVATVPVLLLGVVLAGGLAGTPVSGADPLGGALASLGAGTAYAFYLLLVRRGGGGVRALLLATASAGAVAAAFGVVTGKLDLTPGWASLGWLAALALIGQIVGWLLISAALPRMPSSTGAALMLVQPVGSVVLGIALMGERPNAIQLVGCAAVLLAVYAGTRAPRATPDPAAPGPAAPEPATPEATSPAPDSPKPAATPANLPART; encoded by the coding sequence GTGACCCGCCTGACGACCGTGGACCCGAGGCTGACCGCCGTGCTCGGCGGGCTGTGCATCTCGCTGGCCTCGGTGTTCATCCACTTCTCGAACACCTCCGCGCCGACCAGCGCGTTCTGGCGCTGCCTGATCGCGTTCCCGGTGCTGCTCGTCCTCTGCGCGCGCGAGCGCCGCACCGAGCGCCGCGCGGGCCCGGTCCGGCGGAGGCCTGCGCTGGTGCCGCTGCTGGCGGGCGCGGCGCTGGGCGTGGACTTCGTGCTGTGGGCCGAGGGCATCCGGATGGTCGGCGCGGGCATCTCCACGGTGCTGCTGTCCGTGCAGGTGGTCATCGTGCCGACCGCCGCGTACCTGCTGCACGGCGAGCGCACGAGCCGCCGCTTCGTGGCGACCGTGCCGGTGCTGCTGCTCGGCGTGGTGCTGGCAGGCGGCCTGGCGGGCACCCCGGTGTCCGGCGCCGACCCGCTCGGCGGCGCGCTGGCCTCGCTCGGCGCGGGCACGGCGTACGCGTTCTACCTGCTGCTCGTGCGCCGCGGCGGGGGCGGCGTGCGGGCGCTGCTGCTGGCCACGGCGTCGGCGGGGGCGGTCGCGGCGGCGTTCGGCGTGGTCACCGGGAAGCTGGACCTGACCCCCGGTTGGGCGTCGCTCGGCTGGCTGGCGGCGTTGGCGCTCATCGGGCAGATCGTGGGCTGGCTGCTGATCTCGGCGGCGCTGCCCCGGATGCCCTCGTCCACGGGCGCGGCGCTGATGCTGGTCCAGCCGGTCGGGTCGGTGGTGCTCGGCATCGCGCTCATGGGCGAGCGCCCGAACGCGATCCAGCTCGTCGGCTGCGCGGCCGTCCTCCTGGCCGTCTACGCCGGAACCCGCGCCCCGCGCGCCACCCCGGACCCCGCAGCCCCAGGACCCGCAGCCCCGGAACCCGCCACCCCCGAGGCCACCAGCCCGGCGCCCGACAGCCCGAAGCCCGCCGCCACCCCCGCGAACCTCCCCGCGCGAACCTGA
- a CDS encoding TMEM165/GDT1 family protein, whose protein sequence is MDAVLLSTAVSFGVIFVAELGDKSQLMALTFATRFKVWPVLLGITLATALVHLASVAIGFGLGAALPTGWINLAAAIAFVVFGFWTLRGDSLTDDEKSKAQNVTRSAVIAVGTAFFLAELGDKTMLATITLATDYGWFGVWVGSTLGMVAADALAIVVGRALGKALPEKTIRYGASALFFVFGVWLAVEAVLELTS, encoded by the coding sequence ATGGACGCAGTACTCCTCAGCACCGCCGTGTCGTTCGGCGTCATCTTCGTCGCGGAGCTCGGCGACAAGTCGCAGCTCATGGCGCTCACCTTCGCCACCCGCTTCAAGGTCTGGCCGGTGCTCCTCGGCATCACGCTGGCCACGGCGCTCGTGCACCTCGCCTCGGTCGCCATCGGCTTCGGCCTCGGCGCCGCCCTCCCCACCGGCTGGATCAACCTGGCCGCCGCGATCGCGTTCGTGGTCTTCGGCTTCTGGACGCTGCGCGGCGACTCGCTCACCGACGACGAGAAGTCCAAGGCGCAGAACGTGACCCGCTCCGCGGTGATCGCGGTCGGCACGGCGTTCTTCCTGGCCGAGCTGGGCGACAAGACCATGCTCGCCACCATCACCCTGGCCACCGACTACGGCTGGTTCGGCGTGTGGGTCGGCTCCACGCTCGGCATGGTCGCGGCGGACGCGCTGGCCATCGTGGTCGGCCGGGCGCTGGGCAAGGCGCTGCCGGAGAAGACCATCAGGTACGGCGCGTCGGCGCTGTTCTTCGTCTTCGGCGTCTGGCTGGCCGTCGAGGCGGTCCTGGAGCTCACGAGCTGA
- a CDS encoding DUF1540 domain-containing protein, giving the protein MTTMDMPAVHECTVTGCSYNHDGCHAFAITVSGVNGTADCGTFVPLDTKGGLPKVVAQVGACSRSDCSHNKDLECSASSVRIGPGKGDHAANCLTYTTD; this is encoded by the coding sequence ATGACGACAATGGATATGCCCGCCGTCCACGAGTGCACCGTGACCGGCTGCTCGTACAACCACGACGGCTGCCACGCGTTCGCGATCACGGTGAGCGGGGTCAACGGGACCGCCGACTGCGGCACCTTCGTGCCGCTGGACACCAAGGGCGGGCTGCCGAAGGTGGTCGCGCAGGTCGGCGCGTGCTCCCGGTCGGACTGCTCGCACAACAAGGACCTGGAGTGCTCGGCGTCGAGCGTGCGCATCGGGCCCGGCAAGGGCGACCACGCGGCGAACTGCCTGACCTACACCACGGACTGA
- a CDS encoding MarR family winged helix-turn-helix transcriptional regulator, producing the protein MDHTPEQGLDRVARIQAEWARERPDVDVSPQGVIGRLHRLAAALMEEISVVYRRHGLGEGEFDVLAALRRAGEPYERAPGELAQHTMVTTGAITKRLDRLERDGLVTRRMTDGDGRRRVVALTEAGKRVFDRAFTEHMANERRLLELLDPEEARVLEGLLERWLRHFD; encoded by the coding sequence GTGGACCACACCCCCGAGCAGGGCTTGGACCGGGTCGCGCGCATCCAGGCCGAGTGGGCGCGCGAGCGGCCGGACGTGGACGTGTCGCCCCAGGGCGTCATCGGCAGGCTGCACCGGTTGGCGGCGGCGCTGATGGAGGAGATCTCGGTCGTCTACCGGCGGCACGGGCTCGGCGAGGGCGAGTTCGACGTGCTGGCCGCGCTGCGGCGGGCCGGGGAGCCCTACGAGCGGGCGCCGGGCGAGCTGGCGCAGCACACGATGGTGACCACCGGGGCGATCACCAAGCGGTTGGACCGGCTGGAGCGCGACGGGCTCGTGACGCGGCGGATGACCGACGGGGACGGGCGCAGGCGGGTGGTGGCGCTGACCGAGGCGGGGAAGCGGGTGTTCGACCGGGCGTTCACCGAGCACATGGCGAACGAGCGGCGGTTGCTGGAACTGCTGGACCCCGAGGAGGCGCGAGTGCTGGAGGGGTTGCTGGAACGGTGGTTGCGGCACTTCGACTGA
- a CDS encoding dipeptide ABC transporter ATP-binding protein, translating to MTGPLLELDAVGVEFTGGGATTAAARDVSLSLAAGEVLAVVGESGSGKTVTAMSLLRLLPSTAVLSGRALLDGEDLFGMGADALRAVRGGRIGVVFQEPMTALNPVFTIGRQLAEAVLAHREVTGRQARARALELLELVGLPDAEAKLRRYPHELSGGQLQRVVIAMAVANEPALLIADEPTTALDVTVQAEVVELLRDLRDRLGTAILLITHDMGVVASLADRVAVMKDGRVVEQGGVEAVFGAPEHEYTRSLLDAVLSLSTTPSVASVVAEPGSAEVAGAVEVLAPEPDAALVVDDLTVVYGGGWRGAGTRAVDGVSLHVGRGEVLGLVGESGSGKTTLASVVAGLRAPTSGSVLVGGQDVARLRGARRKAARGRVGVVFQDPTSSLNPRAPVWRAVAEPLVLHRGLRGVELGRRVDELLELAELSPSLRERYPHELSGGQRQRVGIARALALSPDLLIADEPTSALDVSVQARVLRLFGELRAELGFACLFISHDLAVVEQLADRVAVMRGGRLLELGPVGRVLARPAHPYTARLLAAVPVADPVRQRERRELWRAVAAG from the coding sequence GTGACCGGGCCGCTGCTGGAGCTCGACGCCGTCGGCGTGGAGTTCACCGGCGGCGGCGCCACCACCGCGGCCGCCAGGGACGTGAGCCTGTCCCTGGCGGCCGGTGAGGTGCTCGCCGTCGTGGGTGAGTCCGGGTCGGGCAAGACCGTCACGGCGATGTCGCTGCTGCGACTGCTGCCGTCGACGGCGGTGCTGTCCGGCCGGGCGCTGCTGGACGGCGAGGACCTGTTCGGCATGGGCGCCGACGCGCTGCGCGCGGTGCGCGGCGGGCGGATCGGCGTGGTGTTCCAGGAGCCGATGACCGCGCTGAACCCGGTGTTCACCATCGGGCGCCAGCTGGCCGAGGCGGTGCTGGCGCACCGGGAGGTGACCGGGCGGCAGGCCCGCGCCCGCGCGCTGGAGCTGCTGGAGCTGGTGGGGCTGCCCGACGCGGAGGCGAAGCTGCGCCGGTACCCGCACGAGCTGTCCGGCGGGCAGCTGCAGCGGGTGGTGATCGCGATGGCGGTGGCGAACGAGCCCGCGCTGCTGATCGCGGACGAGCCGACCACGGCGCTGGACGTGACCGTGCAGGCCGAGGTCGTCGAGCTGCTGCGGGACCTGCGGGACCGGTTGGGCACGGCGATCCTGCTGATCACCCACGACATGGGGGTGGTGGCGTCGCTGGCGGACCGGGTCGCGGTGATGAAGGACGGGCGGGTCGTGGAGCAGGGCGGGGTGGAGGCGGTGTTCGGGGCGCCCGAGCACGAGTACACCCGGAGCCTGCTGGACGCGGTGCTGTCGCTGTCGACGACGCCGTCGGTCGCGTCGGTCGTCGCCGAACCGGGGTCCGCCGAGGTGGCGGGCGCCGTCGAGGTGCTCGCGCCGGAACCGGACGCGGCGCTGGTGGTCGACGACCTGACCGTGGTGTACGGCGGCGGCTGGCGGGGCGCGGGCACGCGCGCGGTGGACGGCGTGAGCCTGCACGTGGGGCGCGGCGAGGTGCTGGGGCTGGTCGGCGAGTCCGGGTCGGGCAAGACGACGCTGGCGTCGGTGGTCGCCGGGCTGCGCGCGCCCACGTCCGGGTCGGTGCTGGTCGGCGGGCAGGACGTGGCGCGGTTGCGCGGGGCGCGGCGCAAGGCCGCGCGCGGGCGGGTCGGGGTGGTGTTCCAGGACCCGACGTCCTCGCTGAACCCGCGCGCCCCGGTCTGGCGGGCGGTGGCCGAACCGCTGGTGCTGCACCGGGGGCTGCGCGGGGTCGAGCTGGGGCGGCGGGTGGACGAGCTGCTGGAGCTGGCCGAGCTGTCGCCGTCGCTGCGGGAGCGCTACCCGCACGAGCTGTCCGGCGGGCAGCGCCAGCGGGTCGGGATCGCGCGGGCGCTGGCCCTGTCGCCGGACCTGCTGATCGCGGACGAGCCGACGAGCGCGCTGGACGTGTCGGTGCAGGCCAGGGTGCTGCGGCTGTTCGGCGAGCTGCGGGCCGAGCTGGGGTTCGCGTGCCTGTTCATCAGCCACGACCTGGCCGTGGTGGAGCAGCTCGCGGACCGGGTGGCGGTCATGCGCGGCGGGCGGCTGCTGGAGCTGGGGCCGGTGGGGCGGGTGCTGGCGCGCCCGGCGCACCCGTACACGGCGCGGCTGCTGGCGGCGGTCCCGGTCGCGGACCCGGTGCGGCAGCGGGAGCGGCGGGAGCTGTGGCGGGCGGTCGCCGCCGGGTGA
- a CDS encoding ABC transporter substrate-binding protein, producing MTRSRTSRVVATATALVGALALTACGANDQPQQGAADQAKAERGGVLRILGESQSLNFDPAKSSSLPITSLALVHRRLTGWLNEPGQDAKVVPDLGDTGKTDDGGKTWTFTLKEGLKYADGTPIKADDIKWGVERSYAPAFSGGLGYHKQLIEGGADYRGPFEGQRLDSIKVPDDRTIVFTLSRPYGDWPWVASTPAFAPVPSGKGAEADYSDHAVASGPYKVEKYQKGVEARLVRNENWDSATDELRGGLPDEILFQLGQDTSVISQRLTADSGDDKFAFGSSFVSPAQLAQLAGNPSAKQRLVTSKTGALAYLALNTQKAPFDNPKVRQAVQYAVDKTSYQIASAGNAELAGDVATTLITQGIAGREQFDLYQTKPSGDPEKAKSLLAEAGFPNGISGLEFLVSQTNNYPEKAEAIQAALVKAGIQSEIRVLESDAYTAESRADNPNYALTLSSWQPDFPSANANIQPLFDSQEIGQGGYNLSRYDNPEVDRLIAEAQATVDPVEAGKKWVELDKKILADSPVVPLIYTRNSFLHGSKVADFRIADFPAYPNYARVGLLK from the coding sequence ATGACCAGAAGTCGGACCTCACGGGTGGTCGCCACGGCCACCGCACTCGTCGGCGCGCTCGCGCTGACCGCGTGCGGCGCCAACGACCAGCCCCAGCAGGGCGCGGCCGACCAGGCCAAGGCCGAGCGCGGGGGCGTGCTGCGCATCCTCGGCGAGAGCCAGTCGCTGAACTTCGACCCGGCCAAGAGCTCCTCGCTGCCGATCACCTCGCTCGCGCTGGTGCACCGCAGGCTCACCGGCTGGCTGAACGAGCCGGGCCAGGACGCGAAGGTCGTCCCCGACCTCGGCGACACCGGCAAGACCGACGACGGCGGCAAGACGTGGACCTTCACCCTCAAGGAGGGCCTGAAGTACGCGGACGGCACGCCCATCAAGGCCGATGACATCAAGTGGGGCGTCGAGCGCTCGTACGCGCCCGCGTTCTCCGGCGGCCTCGGCTACCACAAGCAGCTGATCGAGGGCGGCGCCGACTACCGGGGCCCGTTCGAGGGCCAGCGCCTCGACTCCATCAAGGTCCCGGACGACCGCACGATCGTGTTCACCCTGTCGCGGCCGTACGGCGACTGGCCGTGGGTGGCGAGCACCCCGGCGTTCGCGCCGGTGCCCAGCGGCAAGGGCGCCGAGGCCGACTACAGCGACCACGCGGTCGCGTCCGGCCCGTACAAGGTGGAGAAGTACCAGAAGGGCGTCGAGGCGCGCCTGGTGCGCAACGAGAACTGGGACTCGGCCACGGACGAGCTGCGCGGCGGCCTCCCGGACGAGATCCTGTTCCAGCTGGGCCAGGACACCTCGGTGATCTCGCAGCGGCTCACCGCCGACTCCGGTGACGACAAGTTCGCGTTCGGCTCCTCGTTCGTGTCCCCCGCGCAGCTCGCGCAGCTGGCGGGCAACCCGTCGGCCAAGCAGCGCCTGGTGACCTCGAAGACCGGCGCGCTCGCCTACCTGGCGCTCAACACCCAGAAGGCGCCGTTCGACAACCCCAAGGTGCGGCAGGCCGTGCAGTACGCGGTCGACAAGACCTCGTACCAGATCGCGTCGGCGGGCAACGCCGAGCTGGCCGGTGACGTCGCCACCACGCTGATCACCCAGGGCATCGCGGGCCGCGAGCAGTTCGACCTCTACCAGACCAAGCCGTCCGGCGACCCGGAGAAGGCCAAGTCGCTGCTGGCCGAGGCGGGCTTCCCGAACGGGATCTCGGGCCTGGAGTTCCTGGTGTCGCAGACCAACAACTACCCGGAGAAGGCCGAGGCGATCCAGGCCGCGCTGGTCAAGGCGGGCATCCAGTCCGAGATCCGGGTGCTGGAGAGCGACGCGTACACCGCCGAGTCGCGCGCGGACAACCCGAACTACGCGCTGACCCTGTCCTCGTGGCAGCCGGACTTCCCGAGCGCCAACGCGAACATCCAGCCGCTGTTCGACTCCCAGGAGATCGGCCAGGGCGGGTACAACCTGTCCCGCTACGACAACCCCGAGGTCGACAGGCTGATCGCCGAGGCCCAGGCCACCGTCGACCCGGTCGAGGCGGGCAAGAAGTGGGTGGAGCTGGACAAGAAGATCCTGGCCGACTCCCCCGTCGTGCCGCTGATCTACACCCGCAACTCGTTCCTGCACGGGTCCAAGGTCGCCGACTTCCGCATCGCCGACTTCCCCGCGTACCCGAACTACGCCCGAGTCGGGCTCCTGAAGTGA
- a CDS encoding ABC transporter permease codes for MRTTLFVGKRVLSALLVLFAVALFTFAVFYLVPADPAEAACGRPCTEQNLALAREFMGFGDPWWSQFGDFLGGILAGRTFGVGATSIECSAPCFGYSFQQNTDVVQLIWERLPVTFSLAVGAAALWFAAGVGTGVLAALKRGTAVDRIALGASVAGVSAPVYLTGLLGLLLFGFTLDVVPVGGYVAFTEDPVDWLWRMVLPWAVLAFAHAAYYTRLTRTQMLDALGEDYVRTARAKGLTEREVVGKHALRNALLPVVTLFGVDLGALLGGAVITERVFGLPGAGSLLVDAVNQRDLPLLLGCTLFAAVLIVIANALIDLGYGALDPRARLT; via the coding sequence ATGCGCACGACGCTGTTCGTCGGCAAGCGGGTGCTCAGCGCCCTGCTGGTGCTGTTCGCGGTCGCCCTGTTCACGTTCGCGGTGTTCTACCTGGTGCCCGCCGACCCGGCCGAGGCCGCGTGCGGCAGGCCGTGCACCGAGCAGAACCTGGCGCTGGCGCGCGAGTTCATGGGCTTCGGCGACCCGTGGTGGTCGCAGTTCGGGGACTTCCTCGGCGGCATCCTGGCCGGTCGCACGTTCGGGGTGGGCGCCACCTCGATCGAGTGCTCCGCGCCGTGCTTCGGCTACTCGTTCCAGCAGAACACCGACGTGGTTCAGCTGATCTGGGAGCGCCTTCCGGTGACGTTCTCGCTGGCGGTCGGCGCGGCGGCGCTGTGGTTCGCGGCGGGCGTGGGCACCGGTGTGCTGGCGGCGCTCAAGCGGGGCACGGCGGTGGACCGGATCGCGCTCGGCGCGTCGGTGGCCGGGGTGTCCGCGCCGGTCTACCTGACCGGCCTGCTCGGGCTGCTGCTGTTCGGCTTCACGCTCGACGTGGTCCCGGTCGGCGGGTACGTCGCGTTCACCGAGGACCCGGTCGACTGGCTGTGGCGGATGGTGCTGCCGTGGGCGGTGCTGGCGTTCGCGCACGCCGCCTACTACACCCGGCTCACCCGCACCCAGATGCTCGACGCGCTCGGCGAGGACTACGTGCGCACCGCCCGCGCCAAGGGCCTGACCGAGCGGGAGGTCGTCGGCAAGCACGCGCTGCGCAACGCCCTGCTGCCCGTGGTCACCCTGTTCGGCGTCGACCTGGGCGCGCTGCTCGGCGGCGCGGTGATCACCGAGCGGGTGTTCGGGCTGCCCGGCGCGGGCTCGCTGCTGGTGGACGCGGTCAACCAGCGCGACCTGCCGCTGCTGCTGGGCTGCACGCTCTTCGCCGCCGTGCTGATCGTGATCGCGAACGCGCTGATCGACCTCGGCTACGGCGCGCTCGACCCGCGAGCGCGCCTCACCTGA
- a CDS encoding ABC transporter permease, giving the protein MSEPLRPTAVRSLPRAVLSVLRHDRWARAGAIAIAVLGLLALSADLLGALTGQDPYTYRTEALDPATGAPAGALGGVSATHWFGVEPLTGRDLFAIVAHGARTSFLIGLAATAVSALVGVVLGALAGYRGGWVDQLVTQTADVLLGFPYLIFMIALAAVAPPDVPRPLLLIVVIGFFGWPSIARIVRAQTLALRSRGFVSAARSLGAGPWHVFRTELLPNLWGPIIVVSTLSIPGKIGLEAALSFLGVGIPPPTPSWGRVISSAVNWVGTDPMFLVFPGAALLLSTWAFTVLGDGLRDELDPRTAVRA; this is encoded by the coding sequence TTGTCAGAACCCCTACGCCCCACCGCGGTCCGCTCGCTGCCGCGCGCCGTCCTGTCGGTGCTGCGGCACGACCGCTGGGCGCGCGCCGGAGCGATCGCCATCGCGGTCCTCGGGCTGCTCGCCCTGTCCGCCGACCTGCTCGGCGCGCTCACCGGCCAGGACCCGTACACCTACCGCACCGAGGCCCTCGACCCGGCGACCGGCGCGCCCGCCGGGGCGCTCGGCGGGGTGAGCGCGACGCACTGGTTCGGCGTCGAGCCGCTGACCGGCCGCGACCTGTTCGCGATCGTCGCGCACGGCGCGCGCACCTCGTTCCTGATCGGCCTGGCCGCCACGGCGGTGTCCGCGCTGGTCGGGGTGGTGCTCGGCGCGCTGGCGGGCTACCGGGGCGGCTGGGTCGACCAGCTCGTCACGCAGACCGCGGACGTGCTGCTGGGCTTCCCGTACCTGATCTTCATGATCGCGCTGGCCGCCGTGGCCCCGCCGGACGTGCCGCGCCCGCTGCTGCTCATCGTGGTGATCGGCTTCTTCGGCTGGCCCTCGATCGCCCGCATCGTGCGCGCCCAGACCCTGGCGCTGCGCTCGCGCGGCTTCGTCTCGGCCGCCCGCTCGCTGGGCGCGGGCCCGTGGCACGTGTTCCGCACCGAGCTGCTGCCCAACCTGTGGGGTCCGATCATCGTGGTCTCGACGCTCTCCATCCCCGGCAAGATCGGCCTGGAGGCCGCGCTGTCGTTCCTGGGCGTGGGCATCCCGCCGCCCACGCCCAGCTGGGGCCGGGTGATCAGCAGCGCGGTCAACTGGGTCGGCACCGACCCGATGTTCCTGGTGTTCCCCGGCGCGGCGCTGCTGCTGTCCACCTGGGCGTTCACCGTCCTGGGCGACGGCCTGCGCGACGAGCTCGACCCCCGGACGGCGGTGCGGGCCTGA